Proteins from one Mucilaginibacter jinjuensis genomic window:
- a CDS encoding glycoside hydrolase family 2 TIM barrel-domain containing protein, translated as MTNQTVKVLFFFAVLVLIKAAAFSQSRTQINLDKGWKFNKDSTHLQNINLPHTWNKDDVMDDTPGYYRGACWYRKTLTLNDSYKGKSLFLYFNGANQETEVYINGHKAGSHKGGYTRFCVEADQYLKIGANQTNEIAVKVDNSFNENIPPLSADFTFYGGIYRNVYLVATNKSHFSLSHAANGVFITTPEVSASKASVKITGQIEGSTAHLSLITTISDGAKTVAKVKSNLTSSDFTQNIPAIAKPHLWSPEDPHLYLVRTQLVDAKTGAVLDEITNPLGFRWFKFDGEKGFFLNGKPLKLVGTSRHQDIEGFGNAIPSNYNERDVELIKQMGGNFIRVSHYPQDPKILETCDKLGILASVEIPVINAITENEAFTETCKNMQVEMIRQNFNHPSVVIWAYMNEVLLRPKFGDDKARQQVYFANIKKLAQTLDSLTHKEDPSRYTMIACHGDYNKYRSVGLVQIPQIIGWNLYSGWYGGQTSDFAKFLDSFHKDFPALPVIISEFGADADPRIHATQPIKFDKSVEYAVDFHKVYLKAIEERPFVAGAAVWNLADFNSETRDETMPHINNKGLLTWDRKPKDTYYYYQANLAKKPFVKISTWQIRAGVSDSLNQSVCTQAVTVFSNTSKVNLKVNGINLGSKDIIDGMTVFNVPFKNRLNKIEAIAGNQTCTDAATINFNLIPAKLQADNQPDLHINILLGAKRFYIDQNQNIWQPDQSYKPGSFGSIGGVAYAMKGNSRQSYGTDRNIINTNDDPIYQTQQVGIQGYRFDVPAGRYEITLHFAELTTDKTKEALAYNLDNTTNKETSQERIFDISANDKPLLATFNAASKYGSLTAGTEKTEVTVIGNNGINISFKPIKGEPILNAIQLRRIKD; from the coding sequence ATGACAAACCAAACGGTTAAAGTTCTTTTCTTTTTCGCTGTACTTGTTTTAATAAAAGCTGCTGCGTTCTCACAATCACGCACGCAAATTAATCTGGATAAAGGCTGGAAATTCAATAAGGATAGCACGCATCTACAAAACATCAACCTGCCCCACACCTGGAACAAGGATGATGTGATGGACGATACGCCCGGCTATTATCGCGGAGCATGTTGGTATAGAAAGACTTTAACATTGAATGATAGCTATAAAGGCAAAAGCCTGTTCCTTTATTTTAACGGTGCGAATCAAGAAACCGAAGTCTACATTAATGGTCATAAAGCCGGTAGCCACAAAGGTGGCTATACCCGTTTCTGTGTAGAGGCCGATCAATACTTAAAAATCGGTGCAAATCAGACTAATGAAATTGCTGTAAAGGTTGATAACAGCTTTAACGAAAATATCCCTCCCTTAAGTGCCGACTTTACTTTTTACGGTGGTATTTATCGCAATGTGTACCTGGTGGCTACCAATAAAAGTCATTTCAGTTTAAGCCACGCTGCTAATGGTGTTTTTATTACTACGCCGGAAGTTTCTGCATCAAAAGCTTCTGTAAAAATTACCGGTCAAATTGAAGGATCAACAGCCCATCTATCATTAATAACCACCATATCTGATGGCGCTAAGACAGTAGCCAAAGTAAAAAGCAATTTAACATCGTCTGATTTCACTCAAAATATTCCGGCTATTGCTAAGCCGCATTTATGGTCGCCTGAAGATCCGCATTTATACCTGGTGCGCACACAATTGGTTGATGCCAAAACAGGGGCGGTTTTAGATGAAATCACCAATCCGTTAGGTTTCCGCTGGTTTAAATTTGATGGCGAGAAAGGTTTCTTCCTGAACGGTAAGCCATTGAAATTAGTGGGCACCAGCAGGCACCAGGATATTGAAGGTTTTGGTAATGCTATCCCTTCGAATTATAATGAGCGCGATGTCGAACTAATTAAACAAATGGGCGGCAATTTTATCCGTGTGTCGCACTATCCGCAAGACCCAAAAATCCTAGAAACATGTGATAAGCTGGGGATACTCGCTTCGGTAGAAATTCCGGTTATAAATGCCATAACAGAAAACGAAGCCTTTACCGAAACCTGCAAAAACATGCAGGTGGAGATGATCCGTCAGAACTTCAATCACCCAAGTGTAGTTATCTGGGCTTATATGAATGAGGTGCTGTTGAGGCCTAAGTTTGGTGATGATAAAGCCCGCCAGCAGGTATACTTCGCCAACATTAAAAAGCTGGCACAAACACTGGATAGCTTAACCCACAAAGAAGATCCATCGCGCTATACCATGATTGCCTGCCACGGCGATTATAACAAATACCGCTCGGTTGGCCTGGTGCAAATTCCGCAGATCATCGGATGGAATTTATATAGCGGCTGGTATGGGGGACAGACTTCAGATTTTGCTAAGTTCCTGGACAGTTTCCACAAAGACTTTCCTGCCTTACCTGTTATCATTTCAGAATTTGGTGCAGATGCCGATCCGCGAATCCACGCTACCCAGCCTATTAAATTTGATAAAAGCGTAGAATATGCTGTCGACTTTCATAAAGTATATTTGAAAGCGATTGAAGAACGCCCATTTGTAGCAGGTGCTGCCGTATGGAACCTCGCCGATTTCAACTCCGAAACCCGTGATGAAACCATGCCCCACATCAACAATAAAGGTTTGCTGACCTGGGATAGAAAGCCTAAAGACACCTACTACTACTATCAGGCTAACCTGGCTAAAAAGCCATTTGTTAAAATATCAACATGGCAAATCAGGGCCGGTGTAAGCGATAGTTTAAATCAATCTGTTTGTACGCAGGCTGTAACGGTTTTTAGTAATACGTCGAAAGTCAATCTAAAAGTCAATGGTATCAATTTAGGCAGTAAAGATATTATTGATGGCATGACTGTGTTCAATGTGCCTTTTAAAAATAGGTTAAATAAGATAGAAGCCATTGCAGGTAACCAAACTTGCACCGATGCAGCAACCATTAATTTTAACCTCATCCCTGCTAAATTACAGGCAGACAATCAACCCGATTTACACATCAACATCCTGTTAGGAGCTAAACGTTTTTATATCGATCAAAACCAAAACATCTGGCAACCCGATCAGAGTTATAAACCAGGCAGCTTCGGCAGTATTGGCGGTGTAGCTTATGCCATGAAGGGCAACAGTCGCCAGAGTTATGGTACCGACCGTAATATCATCAACACCAACGACGACCCTATTTACCAAACTCAACAGGTAGGCATACAGGGCTATAGATTCGACGTGCCGGCTGGTCGTTATGAAATTACCTTACATTTCGCCGAACTTACGACAGACAAAACCAAAGAAGCATTAGCTTACAACCTGGATAACACCACCAATAAGGAAACATCACAGGAACGTATTTTTGACATATCGGCAAATGATAAGCCGTTACTGGCAACCTTTAATGCGGCAAGTAAATATGGCTCACTTACGGCCGGAACAGAGAAAACAGAGGTAACTGTTATCGGTAATAATGGCATTAATATCAGTTTCAAACCCATTAAAGGTGAGCCGATATTAAATGCAATACAGCTGAGGAGAATTAAAGATTAA
- a CDS encoding Dyp-type peroxidase, which yields MTALKKTTPGPNLADIQGLIIRGYTHPCSVHLLFKFSSKPADLTSVRHFFKALMPHLQNAEDWGPLKPEMMLNIGLTAGGIAIVRSDLNVYNSNFSTTFKRGPWDVNSAQLSLGDYGDGDPSKWWNNKFANEDVHCIVHAYAMNPGAQDSIVDMITTAAKNSKGTVTELLPLKSKTGRLEQYPLIPSDYIHFKYRDSIDEPDLNDNPAGTDQADLNNFLIGYSTLPNPIPGPLNGPEAVFAKNGCYNAFRVLYQDVVTFDNFLEDQAQQINPKEKDTTVEWIAAKICGRWRQGSPLVLSPDMPEHDTSKSTDFGYEQAVNNDSQGLRCPFAAHTRVANPRDEPVDAAGSTLVPRILRRGMAYGPPLLDDNTDADRGLIGLFLCGDISGQFETLYSWINTNNFSDVFSPDFNTQDPLIANRSADPIGNNIDPTFTIPMANGKNVVLPVPGPKSTGILPQFVVTRGTAYFLLPSISSLKGIAEGHIPK from the coding sequence ATGACTGCTTTAAAAAAAACTACGCCCGGGCCTAACCTGGCCGATATACAGGGGCTAATTATTCGCGGCTACACGCATCCCTGTTCTGTACACCTGTTATTTAAGTTTAGTAGTAAACCTGCCGATCTTACCAGTGTCAGGCATTTTTTCAAAGCCTTAATGCCCCACCTGCAAAACGCTGAGGACTGGGGACCGCTAAAACCAGAGATGATGCTGAATATTGGCCTCACAGCCGGAGGCATTGCAATTGTCAGGTCAGATCTTAACGTTTATAATTCTAACTTCTCTACCACATTTAAACGCGGCCCATGGGATGTTAATAGTGCCCAGCTATCACTTGGCGATTATGGGGATGGCGATCCATCTAAATGGTGGAATAATAAATTTGCTAACGAGGATGTGCATTGCATTGTGCATGCCTACGCTATGAACCCCGGCGCACAGGATAGTATTGTTGATATGATAACCACAGCTGCAAAAAACAGCAAAGGTACGGTGACCGAATTATTACCACTAAAATCAAAAACAGGCAGGCTGGAGCAATATCCATTAATACCTTCTGATTATATTCATTTCAAGTACAGGGATTCTATAGACGAACCCGACCTGAATGACAACCCGGCAGGTACAGACCAAGCAGATCTGAATAATTTCCTGATCGGCTACAGCACACTACCCAATCCCATCCCCGGACCGCTCAATGGCCCCGAAGCTGTGTTTGCTAAAAATGGCTGTTATAACGCTTTCCGGGTACTGTACCAGGATGTAGTCACTTTTGATAATTTTTTAGAAGACCAGGCACAACAGATCAACCCTAAAGAAAAAGACACAACTGTCGAATGGATTGCTGCAAAAATTTGCGGCCGCTGGCGGCAAGGTTCGCCTCTTGTGCTTTCGCCTGATATGCCTGAGCATGATACCTCCAAGAGTACCGATTTTGGATATGAACAGGCCGTTAACAATGATTCGCAGGGATTACGCTGCCCTTTTGCTGCGCATACACGCGTGGCTAACCCTCGCGATGAACCTGTTGATGCTGCTGGATCAACCCTTGTGCCACGTATACTAAGGCGCGGCATGGCTTACGGACCGCCCTTGCTTGATGATAATACCGATGCCGACCGCGGGCTTATCGGCCTGTTTTTATGCGGGGATATCAGCGGGCAGTTTGAAACGTTGTATAGTTGGATCAACACTAATAATTTTAGTGATGTGTTCAGCCCCGATTTCAATACGCAAGATCCCTTGATCGCCAACCGCAGTGCAGATCCTATCGGTAATAACATCGACCCTACTTTTACCATCCCGATGGCTAACGGCAAAAATGTTGTACTGCCTGTACCGGGGCCAAAATCAACCGGTATTTTGCCTCAGTTTGTAGTTACGCGCGGTACAGCTTACTTTCTGCTACCCTCTATCTCATCACTTAAGGGGATAGCTGAAGGGCATATTCCTAAATAG